A genomic segment from Aegilops tauschii subsp. strangulata cultivar AL8/78 chromosome 1, Aet v6.0, whole genome shotgun sequence encodes:
- the LOC109771444 gene encoding putative disease resistance RPP13-like protein 1 — protein sequence MSIPVSMSLSAVGVVGAVNECVTLFQWAKSAIPSLYSRWSGSQEQILQDHVLQLESGLQRLRDTLPAMYDLVNKAEWRSHEHVVAKLLPNLKDAVAEAEDLLDEFGWYEKKVQVEGNASQSSFIDFFHTAVQGSFNKLNDVQLRLNHLSSQLENMGLRGVTRCFDKIVRPETTSFPNETKIFGRDKELKRLLGFLNVPAISKRKRATSLASTSASNHVGNQSRILGLHVLPIVGIGGVGKTTLAQHICSHRRVKSHFDMIIWICVSDDFDVKRLTKEVIQSCTRNEAKTDNLDSLQRDLSNHVNNKRLLIVLDDMWDDALKENGQCWKRFCAPFRSAQHGSVMLVTTRCPNVTEGVRTMEPIIVEGLKDDVFWNFFKLCAFGSEGSNNDPELESIGRSILAKLKGSPLAAKTLGRMLSMDLQASHWNSILESELWELKQEETDILPALRLSYMYLPLYLKQCFAFCAVYPKDYRFHKARLAEIWVAEGFVDPRCGVPIQDIGCQYFEDLVKRSFFQIISSRYVIHDLLHDMAQMVSKQDCCILRNRSDLDKVPQNVRHLYVLPSSEFDDSSLLKLCNYTKLRTLICKKDLKRKTGFVMGEWCTKLLCMRVISCDSTNELPDNIGNWKHLRYLEINKARPLKKIPSTFCWLYHLQILYAKNCRLECLPDDFGKLISLQKFESVGLTYYDGCRMYLGPDNKWRKITLMKNLNQFRGHLELIDVHLLSKDHAAELNLKNKKYLDELKLNMREDRPTGFPESDIEFDIDNNDVEVLEVLQPPISLKSLFLQNYDDSWLPSWFQPHNLPRLTSLTVVHCFQLESISPPASLEKLVINDCPNLVSIGGAKALARIKTVEISMCPKLKEAEQINTISHLRDWRHRR from the exons ATGTCTATTCCAGTCAGCATGAGCTTATCCGCTGTTGGGGTTGTTGGTGCCGTCAACGAATGTGTCACTTTGTTTCAATGGGCCAAATCTGCCATTCCCTCTCTTTACTCCCGATGGAGTGGCTCACAGGAGCAAATTCTCCAGGACCATGTGTTGCAGTTGGAGAGTGGCCTACAACGCCTCAGGGATACCCTTCCTGCAATGTACGACCTCGTTAATAAAGCAGAGTGGAGAAGCCACGAACATGTTGTGGCCAAGCTCCTTCCTAATCTCAAGGATGCAGTGGCTGAGGCCGAGGACCTTCTTGATGAGTTTGGATGGTACGAGAAGAAGGTACAAGTGGAGGGCAATGCAAGCCAATCTTCTTTCATTGACTTCTTTCATACTGCCGTACAAGGCAGCTTCAACAAACTGAATGATGTCCAATTGAGGTTGAACCATCTTTCAAGTCAGCTGGAGAATATGGGGCTCCGTGGAGTTACACGATGCTTTGACAAAATAGTCAGGCCGGAGACCACATCTTTTCCAAATGAAACAAAAATATTTGGTCGTGACAAGGAACTAAAGCGCTTACTGGGATTTCTCAATGTACCTGCAATTTCAAAACGCAAGAGGGCAACTAGTTTGGCAAGCACATCAGCAAGCAATCATGTTGGTAATCAATCGAGAATATTGGGTCTTCATGTTTTGCCAATTGTTGGAATTGGTGGTGTTGGGAAGACTACCTTGGCCCAACATATTTGTAGTCATCGACGAGTGAAATCTCACTTTGACATGATAATTTGGATTTGCGTCTCAGATGACTTTGATGTGAAGAGGTTAACTAAAGAGGTAATACAATCATGTACTAGAAATGAGGCAAAAACTGATAATTTGGATTCTCTTCAACGTGATCTCTCTAACCATGTGAACAATAAGAGGTTATTGATAGTCCTCGATGACATGTGGGATGATGCCTTGAAGGAAAATGGGCAGTGTTGGAAGAGGTTTTGTGCACCTTTTAGAAGTGCCCAACATGGAAGTGTGATGTTGGTCACGACTAGATGTCCAAATGTTACCGAGGGGGTGCGCACAATGGAGCCCATTATAGTTGAAGGTCTGAAGGACGACGTCTTTTGGAATTTCTTCAAATTGTGTGCGTTTGGATCTGAGGGTTCTAATAACGATCCTGAGTTAGAGAGCATTGGTAGAAGTATACTTGCTAAACTAAAGGGTTCACCTCTGGCCGCCAAAACTCTAGGACGCATGTTAAGCATGGACCTTCAAGCATCACATTGGAATTCTATACTCGAGAGTGAACTGTGGGAGTTGAAACAAGAGGAGACTGACATTTTGCCTGCACTTCGGTTGAGCTACATGTACTTACCACTCTACCTGAAGCAATGCTTTGCATTTTGTGCTGTGTACCCTAAAGATTACAGATTTCATAAGGCACGCTTAGCTGAAATTTGGGTGGCAGAAGGTTTTGTGGATCCTCGGTGTGGTGTTCCAATTCAAGATATTGGTTGCCAGTATTTTGAAGACCTTGTAAAACGATCCTTCTTTCAAATAATTAGTAGTAGATATGTAATCCATGACTTGCTACACGACATGGCACAAATGGTTTCAAAGCAGGACTGCTGCATCTTAAGAAATAGGAGTGACTTGGATAAAGTTCCCCAGAATGTTCGTCATCTCTACGTACTCCCTAGCAGTGAGTTTGATGATTCCAGCTTGTTAAAGCTATGCAATTACACAAAGTTGCGTACCCTAATTTGCAAGAAGGATTTAAAGAGAAAAACAGGCTTTGTAATGGGCGAATGGTGTACTAAACTTCTGTGTATGCGCGTGATTTCTTGTGACTCCACAAATGAGTTACCAGATAATATTGGCAATTGGAAGCATCTTCGGTACCTTGAAATCAACAAAGCTCGCCCTCTGAAGAAAATCCCTTCAACTTTTTGTTGGCTTTATCATCTTCAAATTTTATATGCCAAGAATTGCAGGCTAGAATGCTTGCCCGATGACTTTGGTAAACTGATTAGTTTGCAGAAGTTTGAATCAGTTGGATTAACATATTATGATGGGTGTCGCATGTATCTTGGTCCAGATAACAAGTGGAGAAAGATTACGTTAATGAAGAATCTGAACCAATTCCGTGGGCACTTGGAGCTTATTGATGTGCACTTGCTAAGTAAAGATCATGCCGCAGAACTAAACCTGAAGAATAAGAAATATCTTGATGAGTTGAAACTGAATATGCGGGAGGATCGTCCCACAGGTTTCCCTGAGTCTGATATTGAGTTTGATATCGACAACAATGATGTCGAAGTGCTTGAAGTTCTACAGCCTCCTATCAGTCTCAAGTCTTTGTTCCTCCAAAACTATGACGATAGCTGGCTCCCAAGTTGGTTTCAACCACATAACCTACCAAGATTAACATCACTTACTGTTGTACATTGTTTTCAACTCGAGAGCATATCACCTCCTGCATCACTTGAGAAATTGGTGATCAATGATTGTCCAAACCTAGTTTCAATTGGTGGAGCAAAGGCACTTGCAAGAATAAAGACCGTCGAGATATCCATGTGTCCAAAGTTAAAGGAAGCGGAGCAGATCAATACAATATCCCACCTAAG ggactggagGCACCGGAGATAA
- the LOC109771440 gene encoding homeobox-leucine zipper protein HOX7: MELELSLGDLPTPVKANTMPAPATCQGEDHDDLALGLRVTATERAGQENQRTSIETAEGEDSDEACPELPVRASPFRQASAQTASANSRGFDVNAAVPVDGRASTARSLSPPSMHMEVPVTQGVDEEASEDEDNGGARVRKKLRLSKEQSAFLEGSFKEHSTLTLEQKSCLANRLSLRPRQVEVWFQNRRARTKLKQMEADCERLKRCCDALARENRKLQREVAELRASRAPYPLYNLNHHLPGFGAALPSCSSCDATTRSTVSTVSSPGPSPMSTLFPGRPHFGPFTVTHPVPPLRRQPSATL, from the exons ATGGAGCTTGAGCTTAGTCTAGGCGATCTTCCCACTCCAGTGAAGGCCAACACCATGCCTGCGCCGGCGACAtgccaaggagaagaccacgacgACCTTGCGCTAGGGCTACGAGTAACGGCTACCGAAAGAGCTGGCCAAGAAAACCAGAGAACAAGCATAGAAACTGCGGAGGGAGAAGATAGCGATGAAGCATGCCCCGAACTGCCTGTCAGAGCAAGCCCTTTTCGCCAAGCCTCTGCACAAACAG CGAGTGCGAATTCACGCGGGTTTGATGTGAACGCTGCTGTTCCGGTGGATGGGAGAGCATCGACAGCGAGGTCTTTGTCACCGCCGTCCATGCATATGGAGGTTCCTGTGACACAGGGAGTTGATGAGGAAGCTTCAGAGGATGAAGACAATGGAGGTGCAAGGGTGAGGAAGAAACTGAGGCTGTCCAAGGAACAATCTGCGTTTCTGGAGGGTAGCTTCAAAGAGCACAGCACGCTAACCCTG GAGCAGAAGAGCTGTTTAGCCAACCGGCTGAGCCTTCGACCACGCCAAGTTGAGGTCTGGTTCCAAAACAGAAGAGCCAG GACGAAGCTGAAGCAGATGGAGGCGGACTGCGAGCGCCTGAAGCGCTGCTGCGACGCGCTGGCACGGGAGAACCGTAAGCTCCAACGGGAGGTGGCGGAGCTGCGCGCCTCCCGTGCCCCGTATCCGCTCTACAATCTGAATCACCACCTGCCTGGGTTCGGCGCGGCGCTCCCATCGTGCTCATCATGTGACGCCACCACCCGTTCCACCGTCTCCACCGTGTCATCTCCAGGACCGTCGCCGATGTCCACCTTGTTTCCCGGCAGGCCTCACTTTGGCCCCTTCACCGTCACCCACCCGGTGCCCCCCCTCCGCCGCCAGCCGTCGGCGACATTGTGA
- the LOC109771432 gene encoding protein ACCELERATED CELL DEATH 6, translating to MTDNTSAASSSEGGHEEPQMDRRLLKAAASGDSTSMEEMASQDQSILLGKTLQGNTCLHISSIHGHQVFCTDVVALEESLLATVNLDGETPLLTAITRGWVSLTSVLLRCYRSLRLSEAILQQDTHGCNALHHAIRSGHRELALELIAAEPDLSKHVTKFNDSPMYIAAKRNFTDVFEELLNVPDSSHAGRCDNNALHAAATNGNGDIATKIMRMRPEMARAANKYGNTPARLVVLYNKVDMLRVLLEHDCSLGYEMSTKGFPLLHAAAYRGHIDVAGEILKHCPDAPYCQVDNQDGWTLLHTTITNNHAEFTEFILRTPQLRKVINMQDNQGKTPLHYAVQSCNPKIVAALLSHEDIDVTMIDNNGDPATWELWKVIQNAKTYNEVCMLMLKANPQHTGSIYNLHRKAKQEATNASRKDAKSLTQIYTTNTSLVAILITTIAFAAAFTLPGGYSNGAGSEGLPVMSRKVAFQAFLISDTLAMCSSFAVAFICIMARWEDYEFLVYYRSFTKKLMWFAYVATTTAFSTGLYTVLPPHLHWLAIAICITVALLPILTKLLGEWPVLSLRFRLGKTFNSDLLDIV from the exons ATGACAGACAATACATCAGCAGCTAGTTCATCGGAAGGAGGACACGAAGAGCCACAGATGGACCGACGACTCCTGAAAGCAGCCGCATCTGGTGATTCCACATCAATGGAGGAGATGGCTTCGCAAGATCAAAGCATTCTTCTTGGAAAAACTCTGCAAGGGAACACCTGCCTCCACATATCCTCCATCCATGGTCACCAGGTGTTTTGCACGGATGTGGTGGCACTGGAGGAATCACTCCTTGCCACTGTAAATTTGGATGGGGAGACGCCTCTTCTCACTGCCATTACACGTGGCTGGGTCTCATTGACTTCTGTCTTACTCCGATGCTACCGCTCACTGCGGTTGAGTGAGGCAATCTTGCAACAAGACACGCATGGATGCAATGCACTGCACCATGCCATTCGCAGCGGCCACAGGGAGCTTGCGCTGGAGTTGATAGCAGCAGAGCCTGACCTGTCGAAGCATGTGACCAAGTTCAATGACTCACCCATGTACATCGCGGCAAAGAGAAATTTTACAGATGTTTTTGAGGAACTCTTGAATGTTCCAGATTCTAGTCATGCGGGACGGTGTGACAACAATGCTTTGCATGCTGCAGCTACAAACGGGAATGGAG ACATTGCTACAAAAATTATGAGGATGCGACCTGAAATGGCCAGAGCAGCTAACAAGTACGGCAATACACCAGCAAGATTGGTTGTCCTTTATAACAAGGTTGACATGCTACGAGTATTGCTAGAACATGATTGTTCTTTAGGGTATGAAATGAGCACAAAAGGTTTTCCCCTGCTTCATGCTGCCGCATATCGAGGTCATATTGATGTTGCTGGAGAGATTCTTAAACATTGTCCTGATGCTCCTTATTGTCAAGTAGATAACCAGGATGGTTGGACACTCCTACATACAACTATAACTAACAATCATGCAGAGTTCACCGAATTTATCCTGAGGACACCGCAGCTTCGCAAAGTCATTAACATGCAAGACAACCAAGGAAAAACCCCTCTACATTATGCAGTCCAAAGTTGCAATCCTAAAATAGTCGCTGCCTTACTGTCTCACGAGGATATAGATGTAACAATGATCGACAACAATGGTGATCCAGCAACTTGGGAACTGTGGAAGGTCATACAGAATGCCAAAACTTAC AATGAAGTGTGCATGCTTATGCTAAAAGCGAATCCTCAACATACTGGATCTATTTATAATCTTCATCGGAAAGCCAAGCAAGAGGCGACTAATGCATCAAGGAAGGATGCAAAATCACTAACTCAAATATACACGACCAACACTTCGTTAGTAGCAATCCTCATTACGACAATCGCCTTTGCTGCCGCTTTCACCCTACCTGGAGGATACAGCAATGGCGCGGGAAGCGAAGGACTTCCCGTCATGTCTCGCAAGGTTGCATTTCAGGCATTCTTGATCTCTGACACCTTAGCAATGTGCTCTTCATTTGCTGTCGCCTTCATATGCATCATGGCAAGGTGGGAGGATTACGAGTTCTTGGTTTACTATAGATCATTTACTAAGAAGCTCATGTGGTTTGCATATGTGGCAACTACCACAGCCTTTTCAACTGGTTTATATACGGTGTTGCCCCCACATCTCCACTGGTTGGCCATTGCAATTTGCATTACAGTAGCTTTGTTGCCCATTCTCACGAAGCTGCTGGGCGAATGGCCTGTCTTGAGTCTTAGATTTCGTCTGGGAAAAACTTTCAACTCTGATCTCCTTGACATTGTGTGA